The Prochlorococcus marinus str. MIT 9301 genome window below encodes:
- a CDS encoding SDR family NAD(P)-dependent oxidoreductase translates to MIKNKNILITGGNSGIGLFAIINLLKTKNILYVVIKNEFRKNEFLKKIEKYFDKNYLSKFLNIIENCDLSDLDNIKKIKDYFISKKIFIDILVLNAGLQYTGSFYPKVSKQGIELTFAVNHLAHFYLVNVLKDFIRDIEESRIIITSSDVHDPKSSGGNIGKKAGLNNLVNLRKKVTGQFLNFNADEAYKNSKLCNILFAKELEKKLKISSSKISVITWAPGLVIPNDDLGFFRYSKRFNLFGYLIFSKAAKNILGISESIENAGKILSEIVLDSNLNNIGYVHLSNKLISFKKHKLVESKVSDEANNSELASKLWILSEEICRSFGFVTFNI, encoded by the coding sequence ATGATTAAAAATAAAAATATTTTAATTACTGGAGGTAATTCAGGAATAGGGCTTTTTGCCATTATTAATTTACTGAAGACGAAAAATATTTTATATGTTGTAATAAAAAACGAATTTAGAAAGAATGAATTTCTCAAAAAAATCGAGAAATATTTTGATAAAAATTACCTTAGTAAATTTTTAAATATTATTGAAAATTGTGATCTTTCAGATCTAGATAATATTAAAAAAATTAAAGATTACTTTATTAGTAAAAAGATTTTTATAGATATTCTTGTTTTAAATGCAGGATTGCAATATACAGGCTCTTTTTACCCTAAAGTATCAAAACAAGGCATAGAACTAACTTTTGCGGTAAATCATCTTGCACATTTTTACTTGGTAAATGTCCTAAAAGATTTTATTAGAGATATAGAAGAATCTAGAATCATTATTACATCATCAGATGTACACGACCCCAAAAGTTCAGGTGGCAATATAGGAAAGAAAGCGGGACTTAATAACCTAGTTAATTTAAGAAAAAAAGTAACTGGGCAATTTTTAAATTTTAACGCTGATGAAGCTTATAAAAATAGTAAGTTATGTAATATTTTGTTTGCTAAAGAACTCGAAAAAAAATTAAAAATTTCCTCTAGTAAAATTTCTGTAATTACTTGGGCTCCTGGTCTAGTAATACCAAATGATGATCTCGGTTTTTTTAGATATAGTAAGCGCTTTAATCTCTTTGGGTATTTAATTTTTTCTAAAGCTGCAAAAAATATTTTAGGAATTTCTGAAAGTATAGAAAATGCTGGTAAGATACTTTCTGAAATTGTTCTTGATTCAAATTTAAATAATATTGGTTACGTTCATTTAAGTAATAAACTTATATCTTTTAAGAAACATAAATTAGTTGAAAGTAAGGTTAGTGATGAGGCAAATAATTCTGAGTTAGCTTCAAAACTCTGGATTTTAAGTGAAGAGATTTGTAGATCATTTGGCTTTGTTACTTTCAATATTTAA
- a CDS encoding Fur family transcriptional regulator gives MSLSSQYKVITSPLGDGLHKDGKRLTPQRLKVLNLFENIGSGKHLSAEEVHEKLVKTSSKVSLATIYRTLRLLVQMGLLHELELSEGGHRYELLSNDTPDHHHLICIRCGRTEEFENDEVLEAGKIAAKVNGFKLIESSLNVRAICPNCI, from the coding sequence TTGTCATTATCCTCTCAATACAAAGTCATCACATCTCCTCTTGGTGATGGATTACATAAAGATGGGAAGAGATTAACTCCTCAGAGGCTAAAAGTTCTTAATTTATTTGAAAATATTGGCTCTGGGAAGCATCTTAGTGCTGAAGAGGTTCATGAAAAGTTAGTTAAAACAAGCTCCAAAGTTTCATTAGCAACAATTTATAGAACTTTAAGACTTTTAGTGCAAATGGGGTTGCTTCATGAATTAGAACTCAGTGAGGGTGGACACAGATATGAATTGCTTAGTAACGACACACCTGATCATCATCATTTGATTTGCATTAGGTGTGGAAGAACAGAAGAATTCGAAAATGACGAGGTTTTAGAGGCAGGCAAAATTGCAGCAAAAGTTAATGGTTTTAAACTAATTGAATCCTCTTTGAATGTAAGAGCTATTTGTCCTAATTGCATTTAG
- a CDS encoding SDR family NAD(P)-dependent oxidoreductase has product MRTILISGASRGIGLNIAHKELKEGNRISLGIRDLESLKGSAIDPKKWPEGKILINHYDALKKITAENWIKNTVDKFGGFDSVINCSGVLSKVPFLYKDGDEEDILNTLNINFLAIWHLCKLSWDHLCTSRRGRIIVLVSMSGKRSKGDLAAYSSSKFALMGLCQTMKNKGWDENIRISAICPSWVNTKMAQNISSLDKSSMTQPEDIAEICSTILKLPTQSVPFEIALNCNYEI; this is encoded by the coding sequence ATGAGAACCATATTAATAAGTGGAGCCAGTAGAGGTATTGGACTAAATATTGCACATAAAGAATTAAAAGAAGGCAATAGAATTAGTCTTGGCATAAGAGATTTAGAATCATTAAAAGGAAGCGCTATTGATCCAAAAAAATGGCCAGAAGGGAAAATTCTAATCAACCACTATGATGCTTTAAAAAAAATTACAGCCGAAAATTGGATAAAGAATACCGTAGATAAATTTGGAGGATTTGATTCAGTAATAAATTGCTCTGGAGTATTATCGAAAGTTCCTTTCTTATACAAAGATGGTGATGAAGAAGATATTTTAAATACATTAAATATCAATTTTTTGGCAATTTGGCATTTATGTAAGCTTTCTTGGGATCATTTATGTACCTCTAGAAGAGGAAGAATTATTGTTTTAGTATCAATGAGTGGGAAAAGATCCAAAGGTGATTTAGCCGCTTATTCTTCTTCAAAGTTTGCTTTGATGGGATTATGCCAAACGATGAAAAATAAAGGTTGGGATGAAAATATAAGGATTTCCGCAATTTGCCCAAGCTGGGTTAATACAAAAATGGCCCAAAATATTTCTTCCTTAGACAAATCAAGCATGACACAACCTGAGGATATTGCTGAAATATGCTCAACTATTCTTAAGTTACCTACCCAATCAGTTCCATTTGAAATCGCCTTAAATTGTAACTATGAAATTTAA
- a CDS encoding chlorophyll a/b binding light-harvesting protein, with protein MQTYGNPDTTYGWWAGNSGVANRSGKFIAAHVAHAGLIVFWAGAFTLFELSRFDPSVPMGHQPLIVLPHLATLGIGFDANGVAMGDTKPVLAIAIVHLVSSMVLAAGGLLHSLLLPGNLEDSDVARARKFNIEWDNPDKLTFILGHHLIILGFAVIAFVEWARVHGIYDPAIGSVRQVEYELNLAKIWNHQTDFLTIDSLEEVMGGHAFLAFVEITGGAWHIATKQVGEYTKFKGKGLLSAEAVLSWSLAGIGWMAIIAAFWSAANTTVYPTEFFGEPLELKFSISPYWVDTVDLPDGEYTSRAWLANVHYYFGFFFIQGHLWHALRALGFDFKRVTNAISNIDSATVTLKD; from the coding sequence ATGCAAACCTATGGAAATCCAGATACTACCTATGGATGGTGGGCTGGTAATTCAGGTGTAGCAAATCGCTCAGGAAAATTCATTGCTGCTCATGTAGCTCATGCAGGATTAATTGTTTTCTGGGCGGGTGCATTCACCCTTTTTGAACTTTCACGATTTGACCCAAGCGTCCCAATGGGTCATCAACCTCTAATCGTTCTTCCTCACCTAGCAACTCTTGGAATAGGGTTTGATGCTAATGGTGTTGCGATGGGAGATACTAAACCTGTTCTAGCGATAGCAATAGTTCACTTAGTTTCTTCTATGGTTTTAGCAGCCGGAGGACTTTTACACTCTTTACTTCTTCCTGGAAATCTAGAAGATTCTGATGTAGCAAGAGCTAGAAAATTCAATATTGAATGGGATAATCCAGACAAATTGACATTTATTCTTGGTCACCATTTAATTATTCTTGGTTTCGCAGTTATCGCTTTTGTTGAATGGGCAAGGGTTCATGGAATTTATGATCCAGCTATTGGTTCTGTTAGACAAGTTGAGTATGAATTAAATTTGGCCAAAATTTGGAATCACCAAACAGACTTTTTGACTATTGATAGCCTTGAAGAAGTAATGGGAGGCCATGCTTTCCTTGCTTTCGTTGAAATCACAGGTGGTGCTTGGCATATTGCTACTAAGCAAGTTGGTGAATATACCAAATTTAAAGGTAAAGGACTTCTCTCAGCAGAAGCTGTTCTATCATGGTCACTAGCTGGAATCGGCTGGATGGCTATTATTGCAGCCTTCTGGAGTGCAGCTAACACAACAGTTTATCCAACTGAATTCTTTGGTGAACCACTTGAATTGAAGTTTAGTATTTCTCCTTATTGGGTAGATACTGTTGATCTTCCTGATGGTGAGTACACTTCAAGGGCATGGTTAGCTAATGTTCATTACTATTTTGGATTCTTCTTTATTCAAGGTCATCTATGGCATGCTTTAAGAGCACTAGGCTTTGATTTCAAGAGAGTTACAAATGCTATCAGTAATATTGATAGTGCAACAGTTACTCTTAAAGATTAA
- a CDS encoding mechanosensitive ion channel family protein — MKLVTENFLLAISIFFIGTLLSIIISKVSKIFFKKISKRTKTNFDDFIFEVISGIIKPIGFLLSFYFSIDYFFADEITFISVILNILKLFILIIIIKALNKVLIRSLTETTSKINDSSISSMVSSLTPLIKALTWTIGSIFFLQNIGVQMTAIWALLSAGGIGAGLALKDPVQEFFEYITILLDKPFQKGEFIKSDGVLGMVERVGVRSSRIRSINGEVIVMSNSALTNGIISNYAQMEKRRLVHKLGVVYETSPKLMKLIPIIIKKIVEETKDASFDRCHFTDFGDFSLNFELVYYIPTNNYLAAMEAQQSINLRIIEEFAFNNIEFAFPTQTLNIESNKAK, encoded by the coding sequence ATGAAATTAGTTACTGAAAACTTCCTTCTGGCAATATCTATTTTTTTCATTGGAACTTTATTGTCGATAATAATTTCAAAAGTTTCAAAAATATTTTTTAAAAAGATTTCCAAAAGAACAAAAACAAATTTCGATGATTTTATTTTTGAGGTGATCTCTGGAATCATAAAACCTATAGGTTTCCTCCTATCATTTTATTTTTCAATTGACTATTTTTTTGCTGATGAAATAACTTTCATCTCTGTCATATTGAATATTTTGAAATTATTTATATTAATAATCATCATAAAAGCTCTCAACAAAGTTTTAATAAGATCTTTAACAGAAACGACCTCGAAAATTAATGATTCCTCAATTAGTTCGATGGTATCTTCACTAACCCCATTGATAAAAGCATTAACATGGACTATTGGCTCAATTTTTTTCTTACAAAATATAGGTGTTCAAATGACTGCTATTTGGGCTTTACTAAGTGCAGGAGGTATTGGAGCAGGACTAGCTTTGAAAGATCCAGTTCAGGAGTTCTTTGAATATATAACAATTTTGCTTGATAAACCTTTTCAAAAAGGTGAGTTTATAAAATCTGATGGAGTCCTCGGAATGGTTGAGAGAGTTGGAGTAAGATCATCAAGGATAAGAAGTATTAATGGAGAAGTAATAGTAATGAGTAATAGCGCCCTAACAAATGGAATAATTTCAAATTACGCACAAATGGAAAAAAGAAGGTTAGTACATAAATTGGGAGTAGTTTATGAAACCTCTCCAAAACTTATGAAATTGATTCCAATAATAATTAAAAAAATAGTTGAAGAGACAAAAGATGCTTCTTTTGATAGATGTCATTTCACAGATTTCGGAGACTTCAGTCTTAATTTCGAACTTGTTTATTACATCCCAACAAATAATTATCTCGCCGCAATGGAAGCGCAACAATCTATAAATTTAAGAATTATTGAGGAATTTGCGTTTAATAATATAGAGTTTGCATTCCCAACACAAACCTTAAATATTGAAAGTAACAAAGCCAAATGA
- a CDS encoding sodium:solute symporter, which produces MFLKSLNIFSIQNKDIFSNSLLISFFGLLIIFFLLIFGRKFKLAVQLERFGLPIAVISGILGISIGPFGAIHFLPKETINVWSNFPTPLLSLVFATLMMGRPIPNINGLVKPIFNQFLLALSLGFGQFFVGGLVVKYLLPPSMDANPLMGCLIEVGFEGGHGAASIIGESFNKLGFPNGLDLGLAMATMGLLSSSILGSIFIFLGRTLGLSDTEEILEQKDTLKEKNKTGIFADLRIFIINLGFSGLAISFGILLLKFLRYISSSFGDFSKEIIFSLPVFPFILIGSLLIRYILEKTKNTEFISNILQREIGILSTDLLIFTAMASLDIAVVFDNWILILVFTIFGLFWNLICIAYFAYFIFDDYWFEKSLIEFGNSTGVVASGLLLLRLADPKNISKTLPIFTSKQLFAQLILSGGLFTVLAPLMISKIGLDYWTEICALITFAILFIALIFNKVEMKKFQ; this is translated from the coding sequence ATGTTTTTGAAATCATTGAATATTTTTTCGATACAGAATAAAGATATTTTTTCAAATTCTCTATTGATAAGTTTTTTTGGATTGTTAATTATATTTTTTTTGTTGATTTTTGGAAGGAAATTTAAACTAGCTGTGCAACTAGAAAGATTTGGATTGCCGATAGCAGTCATATCAGGAATCTTAGGTATATCTATAGGCCCATTTGGTGCGATACACTTTTTACCAAAAGAAACAATAAATGTTTGGAGTAATTTTCCTACTCCTCTTTTATCATTAGTCTTCGCAACTTTAATGATGGGAAGACCTATACCGAATATAAATGGTTTAGTTAAACCTATTTTTAATCAATTTCTATTAGCTCTTTCACTGGGTTTCGGACAATTTTTTGTCGGTGGCCTTGTTGTTAAATATTTGCTGCCTCCATCTATGGACGCAAATCCTCTAATGGGTTGTTTAATAGAGGTAGGTTTTGAGGGAGGTCATGGTGCTGCATCAATAATCGGTGAAAGTTTTAATAAACTAGGTTTCCCAAATGGCTTAGATCTTGGTTTGGCTATGGCAACAATGGGTCTTTTATCCTCTTCAATATTGGGTAGCATATTCATCTTCCTAGGAAGAACTTTAGGTCTTTCAGATACTGAGGAAATTCTTGAACAAAAAGATACTCTAAAGGAAAAAAATAAGACAGGAATTTTTGCGGATTTAAGAATTTTTATAATAAATCTTGGATTCTCTGGTTTGGCAATTTCTTTTGGTATTTTGCTACTTAAATTTTTAAGGTATATTTCAAGTTCTTTTGGAGATTTTTCGAAGGAAATTATTTTTTCACTACCAGTATTCCCTTTTATTCTTATAGGTTCGCTCCTCATAAGATATATTTTAGAGAAAACCAAAAATACAGAATTTATTTCAAATATTCTGCAAAGGGAGATTGGTATTTTATCCACAGATTTGTTGATTTTTACAGCTATGGCGAGTTTAGATATCGCAGTTGTTTTTGATAATTGGATACTTATTTTAGTGTTTACTATTTTCGGTTTATTTTGGAATTTAATCTGCATTGCTTATTTCGCATACTTTATTTTTGATGATTATTGGTTTGAAAAGAGCTTGATAGAGTTTGGGAATTCTACAGGTGTAGTAGCTTCTGGGTTACTTCTTTTAAGGCTTGCAGATCCTAAAAATATTTCTAAGACTTTACCAATTTTTACGTCAAAACAGCTTTTCGCTCAGTTAATTCTTTCTGGGGGACTATTTACAGTTCTTGCACCATTAATGATTTCTAAAATTGGGTTAGATTATTGGACAGAAATTTGTGCCCTAATTACATTCGCAATTCTCTTTATTGCATTGATTTTTAATAAAGTAGAGATGAAAAAGTTTCAATAA
- a CDS encoding GIY-YIG nuclease family protein translates to MSGYVYLIRVGDLYRIGKTDNLEKKIKKLKPDELLTSIMTKEPETLEARLLRKYKSQRIPETGYLKLSKRQIRECKKQFELKGSLPHTLDAEVSITLFASFLLFSLGFFIFNYLNFGFVRSISYSFGMASLPMVILFVTGSFGGYFSEDLSLFSLLTNRIKGLFIAIAMLSMAYLIFNLG, encoded by the coding sequence ATGTCGGGATATGTTTACCTTATTAGAGTAGGAGATCTTTATAGGATTGGGAAAACGGATAATCTTGAAAAGAAAATTAAAAAATTAAAGCCAGATGAATTATTAACATCAATTATGACTAAGGAGCCAGAAACTCTTGAGGCAAGATTACTAAGAAAATATAAGTCGCAAAGAATCCCTGAAACTGGTTATTTAAAGCTTTCGAAAAGACAAATTAGAGAATGTAAAAAGCAATTTGAATTAAAGGGTAGCTTGCCTCACACTTTAGATGCTGAAGTTTCCATAACTCTTTTTGCATCTTTTTTATTGTTTTCATTAGGTTTTTTTATTTTTAATTATTTAAATTTTGGATTTGTAAGATCTATATCTTATTCTTTCGGAATGGCATCTCTACCAATGGTTATATTATTTGTTACAGGTAGTTTTGGGGGATACTTTTCTGAAGATTTATCTCTTTTTTCATTATTAACTAATCGAATAAAAGGTTTATTTATTGCAATTGCAATGCTTTCAATGGCTTACTTAATTTTTAATTTAGGTTAA
- the crtL gene encoding lycopene beta cyclase, giving the protein MSKENMPDVLVLGAGPAGMAIASALGKEKLDVEVLSPNGPDEPWPNTYGIWGKEVDQLGLQDLLEYRWKNTVSFFGHGALEEQDDENKATEHSLDYGLFDKKKLHNYWFNECNKSFIKWHQGFANKIHFEKYKSTVTTKDGKIYSARLVVDATGYDPVFLKLKSCGPLAVQTCYGIVGNFSKPPLKKGQFVLMDYRNDHLNDEQKKEPPTFLYAMDMGDGKYFLEETSLGLVNPLTMENLKERLEKRLSYRNISITSMQHEELGLFLPMNMPIPDFKQQILGYGGAASMVHPASGYLIGNVLRRAPLVAKAVSEAIKNKNLSTYHIARKGWETLWSKELIRKKSLYQFGLEKLMRFDEKLLREFFGSFFQLPKNQWYGFLTDTLSLKEIVYAMCVMFIKAPWSVKKGLMIMHGREFKMLLRIIFPNI; this is encoded by the coding sequence ATGTCAAAAGAAAATATGCCAGATGTTCTTGTTTTGGGTGCAGGGCCTGCAGGTATGGCTATTGCCTCAGCTTTAGGTAAGGAAAAATTAGATGTTGAAGTGCTTTCTCCAAATGGACCAGATGAGCCTTGGCCAAATACATATGGCATTTGGGGGAAAGAAGTTGATCAACTCGGGCTTCAGGATTTACTTGAATATAGATGGAAGAATACTGTAAGTTTTTTTGGGCATGGCGCTTTAGAAGAGCAGGACGACGAAAATAAAGCCACGGAACATTCACTAGATTATGGATTATTTGATAAGAAGAAACTCCACAATTATTGGTTTAATGAATGCAATAAGTCTTTTATTAAATGGCATCAAGGCTTTGCCAACAAAATACATTTTGAAAAATACAAAAGTACAGTAACTACAAAAGATGGCAAAATTTACTCTGCAAGATTAGTAGTAGATGCAACAGGGTATGATCCTGTTTTTCTAAAATTAAAATCATGTGGTCCCTTAGCTGTCCAAACTTGTTATGGGATAGTAGGTAATTTTAGTAAACCTCCACTTAAGAAAGGGCAGTTTGTATTAATGGACTATAGAAATGACCATCTTAACGATGAGCAAAAAAAAGAACCGCCAACTTTTCTTTATGCCATGGATATGGGGGATGGGAAATATTTTCTAGAAGAGACATCTCTTGGTTTAGTAAATCCTCTAACAATGGAAAATTTAAAAGAGAGACTAGAGAAGAGGCTTTCTTATCGAAATATATCAATCACAAGCATGCAACACGAAGAGCTTGGCTTATTTCTTCCTATGAATATGCCAATCCCAGATTTCAAACAACAAATACTTGGATACGGTGGTGCTGCTTCAATGGTTCATCCTGCATCTGGATATTTAATTGGTAATGTTTTAAGAAGAGCTCCACTTGTCGCTAAGGCAGTTTCAGAAGCAATTAAAAACAAAAATCTAAGTACCTATCATATTGCTAGAAAAGGTTGGGAAACTTTATGGTCAAAAGAATTAATTAGGAAGAAATCACTTTACCAATTTGGATTAGAAAAACTCATGAGGTTTGACGAGAAACTGTTGAGAGAATTTTTTGGAAGTTTTTTCCAACTACCTAAAAATCAATGGTATGGTTTTCTAACTGATACTCTTTCTTTAAAAGAGATTGTGTATGCGATGTGCGTAATGTTTATAAAGGCTCCATGGAGTGTAAAGAAGGGTCTTATGATTATGCATGGAAGAGAATTTAAAATGTTACTTAGGATAATATTTCCAAACATATAG
- a CDS encoding TIGR02450 family Trp-rich protein, whose translation MENYWTSNKNIKGLRHFVLVNETKEKGNISFLMVSVLDSEINLKTTYEELINSGNWHKGWINLSKHQSITEEYVNYKSINKGKGIDEIFINEDSLFNIS comes from the coding sequence ATGGAAAATTACTGGACTTCTAATAAAAACATAAAAGGATTAAGACATTTTGTTTTAGTAAATGAGACTAAAGAAAAAGGAAATATTAGTTTTTTAATGGTTTCTGTCCTTGATTCTGAAATTAACTTAAAAACTACTTATGAAGAATTAATAAATAGTGGAAATTGGCACAAGGGTTGGATCAATCTTTCAAAGCATCAATCGATTACAGAAGAATACGTTAACTATAAATCCATCAATAAAGGAAAGGGTATCGATGAGATATTCATTAATGAAGATTCTTTATTTAATATTTCATGA
- a CDS encoding glutathione S-transferase produces the protein MKNDILYSFRRCPYAIRARWALLICEIKVEIREIDLKNKPPDFLNNSKTKTVPILIKKNSEVIEESLEIILWALSESKKENIKLIYFPENKKEDIFEIINENDNEFKYHLDRFKYATRYKDSDEEFHFTNAMKFIKRWNELLAENKYFFGDSPTIADWSVWPFVRQFRIACESQKRINYFEPSIKNWLDLFEKNKEFKTLMYKYELWEPNYRKNYFPFN, from the coding sequence ATGAAAAACGATATTTTATATTCATTTCGAAGATGTCCATATGCCATTCGTGCAAGATGGGCCCTGTTAATTTGCGAAATAAAAGTAGAGATTAGAGAAATAGATTTAAAAAATAAACCTCCAGATTTTTTAAATAATTCAAAGACAAAAACGGTTCCAATTCTTATAAAAAAAAATAGTGAAGTTATTGAAGAAAGTCTTGAAATTATCCTGTGGGCTCTCTCAGAGTCGAAAAAGGAAAACATTAAATTAATTTATTTTCCTGAGAACAAAAAGGAAGATATTTTTGAAATAATTAATGAAAACGATAACGAATTCAAATATCATTTAGATCGATTTAAATATGCAACTAGATATAAAGATAGTGATGAAGAATTTCATTTCACAAATGCTATGAAATTTATAAAGAGATGGAACGAACTACTTGCAGAAAACAAATATTTTTTTGGAGATAGCCCCACAATCGCTGATTGGTCTGTTTGGCCTTTTGTAAGACAATTTAGAATTGCTTGTGAAAGTCAAAAAAGGATAAATTATTTTGAACCCTCGATAAAAAACTGGTTAGATTTATTTGAGAAAAATAAAGAATTTAAAACCTTAATGTATAAATACGAATTATGGGAACCAAATTATAGAAAGAATTATTTTCCTTTTAATTAA
- the hisS gene encoding histidine--tRNA ligase — protein MNNLKNLRGTVDLFPDQLIKWQNVERILLEQLSRASIKEIRTPILEMTELFIRGIGEGTDVVSKEMYTFLDRGERSCTLRPEGTASVARALIQNGISSNPLQKLWYMGPMFRYERPQAGRQRQFHQLGVEFIGHDSVRSDVEIIALAWDILSKLGIKELNLEINTLGDTNDRSNFQKSFLKWLQANKDSLDLDSQNRISKNPLRILDSKNIQTKKVLENAPRLSNFLSEKSHSRYLELKRQLEVLNIPYVENFNLVRGLDYYTHTAFEITSGALGSQATVCGGGRYDDLIKQMGGPNTPAIGFAIGLERLILLAGKELEIPRNTDIYIINKGLIAESFAMDLSRKLRNYDLLVELDLSGASFSKQFKKANKLKSKSIIVIGDDEAVNGEFIIRLFGQSGNGNKEEVISFENDIKLENWINNNLLLK, from the coding sequence TTGAATAACTTAAAAAACCTAAGAGGAACAGTAGACCTATTTCCTGATCAATTAATAAAGTGGCAAAACGTTGAAAGAATTTTATTAGAACAGCTTTCTAGAGCATCCATCAAAGAAATAAGAACACCAATATTGGAAATGACCGAATTATTTATAAGAGGAATTGGTGAAGGAACAGATGTTGTTAGCAAGGAAATGTATACATTTCTTGATAGGGGGGAGAGATCTTGCACTCTAAGACCTGAAGGAACAGCCTCAGTTGCACGAGCGTTAATACAAAATGGAATATCGTCTAATCCTCTTCAAAAACTTTGGTACATGGGTCCTATGTTTAGATACGAAAGACCTCAAGCAGGCAGGCAAAGACAATTTCATCAATTAGGTGTTGAGTTTATAGGACATGATTCAGTTAGAAGTGATGTTGAAATTATTGCTTTAGCTTGGGATATCTTAAGTAAATTAGGAATAAAAGAACTCAATCTTGAAATAAATACGTTAGGTGATACTAATGACAGATCAAATTTTCAAAAATCTTTTTTAAAATGGTTACAAGCAAATAAAGATTCTCTAGATTTAGATTCTCAGAATAGAATTTCTAAAAACCCTTTGAGGATTTTGGATTCAAAGAATATTCAAACTAAAAAAGTTCTTGAAAATGCACCAAGATTATCTAATTTTTTATCTGAAAAAAGTCATAGCAGATATTTAGAATTAAAAAGACAATTAGAGGTTTTAAACATACCTTATGTAGAAAACTTTAATCTTGTAAGAGGTTTAGATTACTACACTCATACAGCTTTTGAAATTACTAGTGGGGCTCTGGGCTCCCAAGCTACAGTTTGCGGAGGAGGGAGATACGACGATTTAATAAAACAAATGGGAGGGCCAAACACTCCTGCAATTGGTTTCGCTATTGGTTTAGAAAGATTAATTTTACTCGCAGGAAAAGAGCTTGAAATTCCAAGAAATACTGATATCTATATCATTAATAAAGGCTTAATTGCTGAATCATTCGCAATGGATTTATCTAGAAAATTAAGAAATTACGATTTGTTAGTTGAGTTAGATTTAAGCGGAGCCTCATTCTCTAAGCAATTTAAAAAGGCAAATAAACTTAAATCTAAAAGTATTATTGTTATTGGTGATGATGAGGCAGTTAATGGGGAATTTATTATAAGGCTCTTTGGTCAATCAGGTAATGGGAATAAAGAGGAGGTTATATCTTTTGAGAATGATATTAAATTAGAAAATTGGATAAATAATAACTTACTTTTAAAGTGA
- a CDS encoding isochorismatase family protein, which produces MMNDQEISFDKLSSKVNALIIIDIQEKIIRPIFNKDSIIKNIKKLTNAYQILEENIFISEQNPIKLGVTIPELSPIAEFRKFEKMEFSLAKIEDFLKELKDKKITNLIVCGIETHICIQQTVLDCLQKGFEVTLISDSMGSRSRVDHEIALQRMTQSGAILTTTESIIFELCKTADREEFKEIRNIIMS; this is translated from the coding sequence ATGATGAATGATCAAGAAATCTCTTTTGATAAATTATCATCGAAAGTAAACGCCTTGATAATTATTGATATTCAGGAAAAAATAATAAGACCAATTTTTAATAAGGATTCAATAATCAAAAACATTAAAAAGCTTACAAATGCTTACCAAATTTTAGAAGAAAACATATTTATATCTGAACAGAACCCAATCAAATTGGGAGTAACGATACCTGAATTATCACCAATAGCAGAATTTAGAAAATTTGAAAAAATGGAATTCAGCCTAGCTAAAATAGAAGATTTTTTAAAAGAACTTAAAGATAAGAAAATTACTAATTTGATAGTTTGTGGGATCGAAACGCATATTTGTATTCAACAAACAGTCTTAGATTGTTTACAAAAAGGATTTGAAGTTACTCTCATATCAGATTCCATGGGAAGTCGAAGTAGAGTAGATCATGAAATAGCCTTACAAAGAATGACTCAGAGTGGGGCGATCTTAACAACAACTGAATCAATAATTTTTGAATTATGCAAAACTGCGGATAGAGAAGAATTTAAAGAAATTAGAAACATAATAATGAGTTAA